A genomic stretch from Methanothrix sp. includes:
- a CDS encoding bifunctional nuclease family protein: protein MSDETYEDAGEDSIVPVRVKGVYIAETLGGAPSPVVLLEDERSRIVPIFVGLSEAISIHNALSGEVSPRPMTHDLFISVLECLEATISDVLIDDLEGGIYYARLSLVHGSKRSELDARPSDCLALAIRAKAPIHIQERIIEISGMDRSEMEGLRRLDSYMH from the coding sequence ATGTCAGATGAAACCTATGAGGATGCTGGTGAGGATAGCATTGTGCCTGTGCGCGTGAAGGGTGTTTACATAGCAGAGACGCTGGGCGGAGCCCCCTCACCCGTGGTCCTCCTCGAGGACGAGAGATCGCGGATAGTTCCGATCTTCGTCGGGCTCTCAGAGGCTATATCCATCCACAACGCCCTCTCCGGGGAGGTCTCGCCCAGGCCGATGACCCACGACCTCTTCATATCAGTCCTGGAATGCCTGGAGGCGACGATCTCGGATGTGCTCATAGACGACCTCGAGGGAGGAATATACTATGCCAGGCTCTCGCTCGTGCACGGCTCCAAGAGGAGCGAGCTCGATGCGAGGCCGAGCGACTGTCTGGCACTGGCGATAAGGGCCAAGGCGCCGATACACATCCAGGAGAGGATCATAGAGATCTCTGGGATGGACAGGAGCGAGATGGAAGGTCTCAGGCGGCTCGACAGCTACATGCACTGA
- a CDS encoding ribonuclease Z, whose translation MLQVIFLGTAGSLPTPDRSLPAILVNREGELLLFDCGEGTQRQMMIARTGMMRLSHIFLTHLHADHILGIPGLLETMAFQGREDPLVIAGPPRTARMVSILNGLGCCARDFEVRALELKPGDAVRMNGYTVKAIATQHSVPSLGYMLLEDMRPGRFNRERAIELGVPVGPMFGRLQRGESVEIDGRLVRPEDVLGAPRPGRKIVYSGDTRPTREIEEASRNADLLIHDGALADDMLDWAVETKHTTAGEAAALAARAGVRRLVLTHISSRYSEDTTPLLNDARKVFPETLIASDLMRLDVPLRDE comes from the coding sequence TTGCTCCAGGTCATCTTTCTGGGCACAGCCGGCTCTCTGCCCACACCTGACAGGAGCCTGCCGGCCATTCTCGTGAACCGGGAGGGCGAGCTTCTTCTTTTCGACTGCGGTGAGGGCACTCAGAGGCAGATGATGATCGCGAGGACCGGCATGATGCGGCTTAGCCACATATTTTTGACCCACCTTCACGCGGACCACATACTTGGGATACCCGGGCTCCTGGAGACGATGGCCTTCCAGGGGAGGGAGGATCCGCTCGTGATAGCCGGACCGCCGCGCACGGCGAGGATGGTGAGCATCCTGAACGGCCTCGGATGCTGCGCGCGGGATTTCGAGGTCAGGGCGCTGGAGCTTAAGCCCGGGGATGCTGTGCGGATGAATGGATACACTGTAAAGGCGATCGCAACCCAGCACAGCGTGCCGAGCCTGGGGTACATGCTCCTGGAGGACATGAGACCCGGGAGGTTCAACAGGGAGCGCGCGATAGAGCTCGGTGTTCCTGTCGGGCCCATGTTCGGGAGGCTCCAGAGAGGGGAGAGCGTGGAGATTGATGGGCGGTTGGTGAGGCCGGAGGACGTCCTTGGCGCTCCCAGACCCGGCAGGAAGATCGTGTACAGCGGGGACACCAGGCCGACGCGGGAGATCGAGGAGGCGAGCAGGAACGCGGACCTGCTCATACACGATGGAGCGCTGGCCGATGATATGCTCGACTGGGCTGTGGAGACGAAGCACACAACCGCAGGAGAGGCTGCTGCGCTCGCCGCAAGGGCCGGTGTGAGAAGGCTGGTTCTGACACACATAAGCTCCAGGTACTCAGAGGATACAACACCACTTCTGAACGATGCCCGGAAGGTGTTCCCTGAGACGCTCATAGCATCGGACCTGATGAGGCTCGATGTACCTCTTAGGGATGAGTAG
- the radB gene encoding DNA repair and recombination protein RadB, which translates to MIKRIPSGCKSIDELLGGGFEAGIITQIYGESGTGKTNIVIQLSVQTVKLGSRVIFIDTEGFSPDRFVQIAGENAKEIASKIVVFQPLSLEQQHMAIRDASRIVGQGFGLVVLDSATSLYRAALEANDNRQIKRSLTAQLSELQEIARRHSMPVVITNQVYMDVDTGVLRPVGGTSMEHLCKAILALERLGEGRRRMRVVKHRSQPEGEVADFLITSSGLV; encoded by the coding sequence ATGATCAAACGAATTCCCTCAGGATGCAAGAGCATCGATGAGCTCCTCGGTGGCGGATTCGAGGCGGGAATAATCACACAGATATACGGCGAATCCGGCACCGGAAAGACCAACATAGTGATACAGCTATCAGTGCAGACCGTGAAACTCGGATCGCGTGTGATCTTCATAGATACCGAGGGATTCTCTCCGGATCGGTTCGTCCAGATAGCTGGAGAGAATGCGAAGGAGATCGCCTCGAAGATCGTGGTCTTCCAGCCGCTCAGCCTCGAGCAGCAGCACATGGCGATAAGGGATGCGTCCAGGATCGTCGGGCAGGGCTTCGGGCTCGTTGTTCTAGATTCCGCGACATCACTTTACAGAGCTGCCCTTGAAGCAAATGATAACCGCCAGATAAAGAGATCTTTGACAGCACAGCTATCAGAGCTCCAGGAGATCGCCAGAAGGCACAGCATGCCTGTGGTTATAACAAATCAGGTGTACATGGATGTCGACACGGGGGTCCTCAGACCTGTTGGAGGCACATCGATGGAGCACCTCTGCAAGGCGATACTTGCACTGGAGAGACTGGGCGAGGGGCGGAGGAGGATGCGCGTGGTGAAGCACAGGTCGCAGCCTGAGGGTGAGGTGGCAGATTTTCTGATAACATCAAGCGGTCTGGTCTGA
- a CDS encoding DUF555 domain-containing protein, whose product MSNFLVVLEGAWIVRDVKSADDAIGVAISEAGKRLNQCSMEYVEVEVGQSYCPSCEEPLEGVLLVAGTALVGLIFEIKIFNAESEEHAGRIAKAMIGKALGSVPLRVIEVERLK is encoded by the coding sequence ATGTCCAACTTCTTGGTAGTTCTAGAGGGAGCGTGGATAGTCAGGGACGTGAAGTCTGCTGATGATGCAATCGGTGTTGCGATCTCCGAGGCCGGAAAGAGGCTCAACCAGTGCAGCATGGAGTACGTCGAGGTCGAGGTCGGCCAGAGCTACTGCCCGAGCTGCGAGGAGCCGCTGGAGGGTGTTCTTCTTGTCGCAGGAACCGCCCTGGTCGGACTGATATTCGAGATAAAGATATTCAACGCCGAGAGCGAGGAGCACGCGGGAAGGATCGCAAAGGCGATGATAGGGAAGGCTCTCGGATCAGTCCCGCTGCGAGTGATAGAGGTCGAGAGGCTGAAGTGA
- a CDS encoding amphi-Trp domain-containing protein yields the protein MVQIPGRVGKSSGMPLSTENEFEQEIYVTRGEMAGFIRELASAIEAGGRVDVSRDDWTLGVTPMEPLKIEIQYKGNKRELEIQLKLKESP from the coding sequence ATGGTCCAGATACCAGGCAGGGTCGGAAAGAGCTCCGGAATGCCTCTGAGCACTGAGAATGAGTTCGAGCAGGAGATATACGTAACGCGCGGCGAGATGGCGGGCTTCATTCGTGAGCTTGCATCTGCGATAGAGGCTGGCGGCAGGGTTGATGTCTCCAGGGACGACTGGACGCTGGGCGTCACTCCTATGGAACCCCTGAAGATCGAGATACAGTACAAGGGTAACAAGAGGGAGCTGGAGATCCAGCTCAAGCTGAAGGAGTCGCCGTAA
- a CDS encoding RNA ligase partner protein, with protein MLRQRFVFDTTALTDSQAWESEGCSTLCDGMSAILHRVAQARLHLGISCYVPYPSVYNEIRDFVRNNNCDIAIMGKVDTWLVKKTPDRYRVKIPSKIFYEYVDYMRSRINKGMNVSEEAIWEAVSRCISISATGESLDQMREEIEREVVGSIIRKFREKYRAALRYGILDSAPDIDVLLLAKDLDAAVVSQDLGIQRWAEQLGLRFMEARAFPQMVREYMSFVPLHTEELEDRMV; from the coding sequence ATGTTGCGCCAGAGGTTTGTTTTCGATACCACCGCCCTCACAGACTCGCAGGCGTGGGAGAGCGAGGGCTGCAGCACTCTATGCGATGGCATGTCTGCGATCCTGCATAGAGTCGCACAGGCTAGGCTGCATCTTGGTATAAGCTGTTACGTCCCGTACCCCTCGGTTTACAACGAGATAAGGGATTTTGTCAGGAACAACAACTGCGACATAGCGATAATGGGAAAGGTCGATACCTGGCTCGTCAAGAAGACTCCCGACAGGTACAGGGTCAAGATACCCTCGAAGATCTTCTACGAGTACGTGGACTACATGAGGAGCAGGATAAACAAGGGGATGAATGTGTCGGAGGAGGCGATATGGGAGGCTGTCTCGCGATGCATCTCCATCAGCGCGACAGGTGAGAGCCTGGATCAGATGAGGGAGGAGATCGAGAGGGAGGTGGTGGGGAGCATAATAAGAAAGTTCCGGGAGAAGTACAGGGCGGCCCTGAGATACGGCATACTCGACAGCGCCCCGGACATAGATGTTCTGCTGCTCGCCAAGGATCTGGATGCCGCAGTCGTATCCCAGGATCTCGGCATTCAGAGATGGGCAGAGCAGCTTGGGCTCAGGTTCATGGAGGCTAGGGCCTTCCCGCAGATGGTCCGGGAGTACATGAGCTTTGTTCCCCTCCATACAGAGGAGCTGGAGGACCGGATGGTCTGA
- a CDS encoding tetratricopeptide repeat protein has product MDQLVVLHEIFESFSRGTGALRDIEPRSVEGRCASLVVKLLQSCLDGDIDEEVCRELSECLSNIYELKRLGDICRRAGMPEIAMKCYSKALSQTEEPHVRSVLMNNLGQVHAQKGDLGKAIVYYKKALEGFEYAGDPGSAAHVMGNLASAYRRAYQWDRAVECYFKGLKGFEKLNDSFGVAQMTGSLGRVYAEMGEKELAVLYYEKSLRMFEQLGDRRSAAWLLSRLGRVYAEKGRWDDAKRCFERSLSIFEDLGQSQNAGIVLSNMGRFYLDKEDPDSARDSLERALKILRKEMLPVYPNTVAALAAAYSLLARRYAAEGDVKQSSQLYSRASDCFSELSLHPRILISELRAAAGQARSLSYLVKLRADPREDEAVALCERAISALESTIASTASKEREKVASLVRCLQGIKELWSIDLYAAEPWRILGMVSVACEYLMGGIRELARSPGSYKEMYEALVAINGALDDEKQRRDSSANLRRAAEHLRASQVEGFEKIAETLEMAGRSELVQGMSPSDILNYGAHRKALLSIGWAAAESLLSEIDRTGWIYAWDESMNLSEAGPVGRTERIRRKAESIAEIREVPVVEVGSANLRGSAADVSEERTVGSTSIVPAQTVLVSAAAPSLLARTETIRPEIALEGPYVIESFADYEHDEASYDEPLRSESSDATADAVYSGAAPVAHRSSLRESVAARILLGLIALAGTAYAIMHVILGIL; this is encoded by the coding sequence ATGGACCAATTAGTAGTGCTTCATGAGATATTCGAGTCGTTCTCCAGGGGCACCGGCGCCCTTCGCGATATCGAGCCCAGATCTGTCGAGGGCAGGTGCGCCAGTCTTGTTGTGAAGCTCCTGCAGAGCTGTCTCGATGGTGATATCGATGAGGAGGTGTGTCGCGAGCTCTCCGAGTGCCTGAGCAACATCTACGAGCTGAAGAGGCTGGGCGACATATGCCGGCGGGCGGGCATGCCGGAGATCGCGATGAAATGCTACTCGAAGGCCCTCTCCCAGACAGAGGAGCCGCATGTGCGCTCTGTGCTGATGAACAACCTCGGCCAGGTCCATGCGCAGAAGGGCGACCTGGGCAAGGCCATCGTCTACTACAAAAAAGCGCTGGAGGGGTTCGAGTACGCAGGGGATCCGGGCAGCGCTGCCCATGTCATGGGGAACCTCGCATCTGCCTACAGGCGCGCGTACCAGTGGGATCGTGCCGTGGAGTGCTACTTCAAGGGTCTGAAGGGGTTCGAGAAGCTCAACGACAGCTTCGGCGTCGCCCAGATGACCGGATCTCTTGGAAGGGTATACGCGGAGATGGGCGAGAAGGAGCTGGCTGTGCTCTATTACGAGAAGAGCCTGAGGATGTTTGAGCAGCTTGGGGATCGCAGGAGTGCAGCCTGGCTTCTGAGCCGTCTTGGCAGGGTATACGCAGAGAAGGGGAGGTGGGATGACGCGAAGAGATGCTTCGAGAGGAGCCTCTCCATCTTCGAGGACCTCGGCCAGAGCCAGAACGCGGGCATAGTTCTCTCGAATATGGGCCGCTTCTATCTCGATAAGGAGGATCCCGATTCCGCCAGGGATTCTCTGGAGCGTGCGCTGAAGATATTGAGAAAGGAGATGCTTCCCGTATACCCGAACACGGTTGCAGCGCTCGCAGCCGCTTACAGCCTGCTCGCAAGAAGGTACGCGGCTGAAGGGGATGTGAAGCAGTCATCTCAGCTTTATTCAAGAGCATCCGACTGCTTCAGTGAGCTATCTCTCCACCCCAGGATCCTCATCTCCGAGCTGAGGGCGGCTGCAGGTCAGGCGAGGTCTCTCTCTTATCTTGTGAAGCTCCGCGCGGACCCCCGCGAGGACGAGGCCGTCGCCCTGTGCGAGAGAGCCATCTCAGCGCTCGAGAGCACGATCGCCAGCACAGCATCGAAGGAGAGAGAGAAGGTCGCCTCACTTGTCCGTTGCTTGCAGGGGATAAAGGAGCTATGGAGCATAGACCTCTACGCAGCGGAGCCGTGGCGGATACTCGGCATGGTCTCTGTGGCATGCGAGTACCTGATGGGGGGCATTCGGGAGCTTGCCAGGAGTCCTGGATCGTATAAGGAGATGTACGAAGCGCTTGTCGCCATCAACGGAGCGCTGGATGATGAGAAGCAGCGGAGGGACTCCTCCGCGAACCTGAGAAGAGCGGCTGAGCACCTCCGGGCATCGCAGGTGGAGGGCTTCGAGAAGATCGCCGAGACGTTAGAGATGGCTGGAAGATCTGAGCTCGTACAGGGAATGAGCCCATCTGACATACTGAACTACGGTGCTCACAGAAAGGCCCTGCTGAGCATCGGCTGGGCAGCAGCAGAGAGCCTGCTCTCTGAGATCGACAGGACCGGCTGGATATACGCATGGGACGAGTCCATGAACCTCTCAGAAGCCGGACCGGTTGGCAGGACCGAGCGGATAAGGAGAAAGGCGGAGAGCATCGCGGAGATCAGGGAGGTGCCTGTGGTCGAGGTGGGTTCAGCGAATCTCAGGGGATCTGCAGCTGATGTATCTGAGGAGCGGACTGTCGGGAGCACATCCATCGTGCCCGCGCAGACCGTGCTTGTGTCAGCCGCGGCACCATCGCTTCTGGCTCGTACGGAGACCATCCGCCCGGAGATCGCTCTGGAGGGTCCATACGTCATCGAGAGCTTTGCGGATTATGAGCATGATGAAGCATCTTACGATGAGCCGCTGAGATCTGAGAGCTCGGATGCCACAGCCGACGCCGTTTACTCAGGGGCTGCCCCTGTGGCTCACAGAAGCTCTCTGAGGGAGTCGGTCGCCGCAAGGATACTTCTGGGGCTGATCGCACTGGCAGGGACAGCATACGCGATAATGCATGTGATCCTGGGAATCCTGTGA
- a CDS encoding UbiD family decarboxylase — MSLRSFLEDLRSGGVLEEIHEHVSTEYELAMRASGRGPMLFHNADGHMCCINILGSRELLARALRMDARNLARDLSAVGYEGRVREVNSSQFQENILEPDLSQLPVLRHFRGDGGRYITSGVVVSRLDERINACVHRLMVLDERRLAARLVPGRHTHQMYSRAIEAGRRLPVAIAIGVDPVVLIAASTRVPESKEFEYASALRGDVVEVVTLGNGVPVPHAEIVLEGYLTEKRAPEGPFVDITGTMDLVREEPVIEITRMMMRDDAIYHALLPAGGEHRMLMGVPYEPLIYREASKVVSVKNVLLTEGGCTYFHAVVQIDKRDEGDGLKAIKAAMAAHGSLKHVLVVDTDIDIHDPRDLEYAIATRVRGDQDIYVYPNVRGSTLDPRSVDGITTKVGVDATAKLDRLWKFRRVARPW; from the coding sequence ATGAGCCTCAGATCTTTCCTGGAGGATCTCCGCTCGGGTGGCGTTCTGGAGGAGATCCACGAGCATGTATCCACAGAGTATGAGCTGGCAATGCGCGCATCCGGAAGGGGACCCATGCTCTTCCACAATGCAGATGGACACATGTGCTGCATAAACATACTTGGGAGCAGGGAGCTTCTCGCCCGTGCCCTGAGGATGGACGCCAGGAACCTTGCGCGCGATCTATCAGCTGTTGGATATGAGGGACGTGTCAGAGAGGTCAACTCATCGCAGTTCCAGGAGAACATCCTGGAGCCGGATCTCTCGCAACTGCCAGTGCTGAGACACTTCAGGGGGGACGGCGGGCGGTACATAACATCGGGCGTTGTCGTGTCGAGGCTGGATGAGAGGATCAACGCATGCGTTCACAGGCTGATGGTTTTGGATGAGAGAAGGCTGGCTGCCAGGCTTGTCCCGGGAAGGCACACGCACCAGATGTACTCCAGAGCAATCGAGGCAGGCAGGAGGCTGCCGGTGGCGATCGCAATCGGCGTTGATCCCGTGGTCCTAATAGCAGCCTCAACAAGGGTGCCTGAGAGCAAGGAGTTCGAGTACGCATCCGCTCTCAGAGGGGATGTGGTTGAGGTCGTGACCCTCGGCAACGGCGTTCCGGTCCCGCATGCAGAGATCGTTCTGGAGGGTTACCTGACGGAGAAGAGGGCTCCGGAGGGGCCGTTTGTGGACATCACCGGCACGATGGATCTTGTGAGGGAGGAGCCCGTCATAGAGATCACGAGGATGATGATGAGGGATGACGCGATCTATCACGCGCTTCTTCCAGCAGGCGGGGAGCACAGGATGCTGATGGGCGTGCCCTACGAGCCGCTGATATACAGAGAGGCATCAAAGGTCGTGAGTGTCAAGAACGTGCTTCTGACAGAGGGCGGGTGCACGTACTTCCACGCGGTTGTTCAGATAGATAAGAGGGACGAGGGAGATGGCCTGAAGGCAATAAAGGCTGCGATGGCAGCTCACGGGAGCCTGAAGCATGTGCTTGTTGTCGACACGGATATTGATATCCACGATCCGAGGGATCTGGAGTACGCGATCGCCACCAGGGTTCGCGGCGATCAGGACATCTACGTGTATCCGAATGTGAGGGGAAGCACGCTGGATCCGAGATCTGTGGATGGGATAACGACAAAGGTAGGGGTCGATGCGACCGCAAAGCTAGACAGGCTCTGGAAGTTCAGGCGCGTGGCCAGACCATGGTGA
- a CDS encoding MBL fold metallo-hydrolase, whose translation MRIVLVKPGSLKRDEAGNILYASSSVTLIISDRILVVDTGSADEKDIVFDGLRRAGASPDDIEIVVNTHLHEDHTGCNGIFRSADVLSYHTGLREGCVLARGVRVIETPGHTLDSISVLCSGEIVIAGDALPTADNHIKDLPPRLHVDRALAMKSMHRIAGIARIVIPGHGKPFSIPGGRDVELA comes from the coding sequence ATGAGAATCGTGCTCGTAAAGCCGGGCTCTCTCAAGAGGGACGAGGCCGGAAACATCCTTTACGCAAGCTCGTCCGTGACGCTGATCATCTCAGACAGGATTCTGGTGGTGGATACAGGATCCGCTGATGAGAAGGATATTGTTTTTGATGGCCTGAGAAGAGCAGGGGCATCGCCAGACGACATAGAGATCGTGGTTAACACGCATCTCCATGAGGATCATACGGGCTGCAACGGTATCTTCCGCAGCGCAGATGTGCTCTCCTACCATACAGGTCTCCGCGAGGGCTGCGTTCTGGCGCGGGGCGTGAGGGTCATCGAAACACCCGGTCACACCCTGGACAGCATATCTGTTCTTTGCAGCGGTGAGATAGTAATCGCCGGCGATGCTCTGCCAACCGCTGACAACCACATCAAGGATCTTCCGCCGAGGCTACATGTGGACAGGGCTCTCGCCATGAAGAGCATGCACAGGATCGCCGGCATCGCCAGGATTGTGATTCCAGGCCATGGAAAGCCATTCTCGATCCCTGGCGGCCGCGACGTTGAACTCGCATGA
- a CDS encoding OB-fold nucleic acid binding domain-containing protein → MGIWLQREEKIAVVLLLMALSSLAVAYWAFGASGSDDEISLSGSIVSIRETRTGGHLIITLDSTPMQIFLPARVAERVRGSLSPGDRIEVRGRISEYMGRSEIEVRRPSDIAKL, encoded by the coding sequence GTGGGCATCTGGCTTCAGAGGGAGGAGAAGATAGCGGTAGTCCTGCTTCTGATGGCCCTCTCCTCTCTGGCAGTCGCTTACTGGGCATTTGGAGCCTCTGGATCCGATGACGAGATCTCTCTGAGCGGAAGTATTGTCAGCATCAGAGAGACCCGCACCGGCGGCCATCTCATAATCACGCTGGACTCAACCCCGATGCAGATCTTCCTCCCCGCGAGGGTTGCAGAGAGGGTCAGAGGGAGCCTTTCACCGGGTGATCGCATCGAGGTCAGAGGACGCATCTCAGAGTACATGGGCAGAAGCGAGATAGAGGTGCGCAGGCCCTCGGATATAGCAAAGCTGTAA
- the fpoO gene encoding F420H2 dehydrogenase subunit FpoO, with product MADCDLCTVAKPTLIPIKVKVHTLANPEGAYKGVCESCLEALNAAWMERFGPKENKK from the coding sequence ATGGCAGACTGTGATCTCTGTACTGTGGCAAAGCCGACTCTGATACCGATAAAGGTCAAGGTGCACACGCTTGCTAATCCCGAGGGCGCATACAAGGGCGTTTGTGAGAGCTGTCTCGAGGCGCTCAACGCTGCGTGGATGGAGCGGTTCGGTCCCAAGGAGAACAAGAAGTAA
- a CDS encoding MBL fold metallo-hydrolase: MNLEFHGAAGGVTGSHMVLDADGMRIGIDAGLFQGNEASRDQADLGHDPRSMRVLLLTHAHIDHSGRVPLLIKRGFSGKIISTAATVDLCEIMLKDSAHLMMEAAEHEIQHSDQRRNPFDRPLYEEKDVLAAMKHFTAIRYDKEHDLGRFSIRFRDAGHILGSAIIELSFGKKRLVFSGDLGRPGAPFLRDPEKIDGADWLVLESTYGDMDHGDIAERGKMLLDIILETLDRGGNVVIPAFAVGRTQEILYELNPYAERGMLNGVSCFVDSPMAISATEIYARHPECFDEETLSLLRSGDSPLEFPGIRYTRSRDESKAIYDHKGPRIIISASGMCTGGRVLHHLIKNLEHKDSTILFVGYQADGTIGRKLLDGARKIRIMDKDLDVKAQIKSLDAFSAHAGRNEILSWLRSFRQFPDKIFLNHGEHRATRALAEAIGTEFGSEVVIPARGQRYRLC; encoded by the coding sequence ATGAATCTAGAGTTCCACGGTGCAGCGGGTGGTGTTACAGGTTCGCACATGGTTCTGGATGCCGACGGCATGCGAATCGGAATTGATGCGGGTCTCTTTCAGGGCAATGAGGCATCCAGGGACCAGGCAGATCTCGGTCATGATCCGCGCTCGATGCGAGTGCTACTGCTCACGCATGCACATATCGATCACAGCGGACGCGTGCCGCTATTGATCAAAAGGGGCTTCTCAGGTAAGATCATCTCAACCGCCGCTACGGTAGACCTCTGCGAGATCATGCTCAAGGACTCTGCACACCTTATGATGGAAGCAGCAGAGCATGAGATCCAACACAGTGATCAGCGACGCAACCCATTCGACCGACCACTTTACGAGGAGAAGGACGTTTTAGCGGCCATGAAGCACTTCACAGCGATTAGATATGATAAAGAGCACGACCTGGGTCGGTTTTCGATCAGATTCAGGGACGCTGGTCACATCCTGGGATCGGCGATTATCGAGTTATCATTCGGCAAGAAGAGGCTGGTCTTCAGTGGCGATCTCGGACGGCCAGGTGCTCCATTTCTTCGCGATCCTGAAAAGATTGATGGGGCAGACTGGCTGGTGCTTGAATCCACCTATGGCGATATGGATCATGGGGATATCGCCGAGAGAGGCAAGATGCTGCTGGATATCATTCTTGAGACGCTGGACCGAGGCGGAAATGTCGTGATTCCAGCCTTTGCCGTCGGGAGGACGCAGGAGATACTGTACGAGCTGAATCCATATGCTGAAAGGGGAATGCTAAATGGGGTGAGCTGCTTCGTTGACAGTCCGATGGCGATCTCTGCGACCGAGATCTACGCTCGTCACCCAGAATGCTTTGATGAGGAGACGCTCTCTCTGTTGAGAAGTGGAGACAGCCCGCTTGAGTTTCCTGGAATCCGGTATACAAGGTCGCGGGATGAGTCCAAGGCCATATACGATCACAAAGGGCCTCGCATCATAATCTCAGCGAGCGGAATGTGCACCGGCGGCCGGGTTCTGCATCATCTGATAAAGAATCTGGAGCATAAGGACTCCACGATACTCTTTGTGGGTTATCAGGCGGATGGAACGATAGGTAGAAAGCTACTGGACGGGGCAAGAAAGATTCGAATAATGGATAAAGATCTGGATGTTAAGGCCCAGATCAAGTCACTTGATGCATTTTCAGCTCATGCCGGCCGAAATGAGATCTTGAGCTGGCTGCGCTCGTTCAGGCAGTTCCCGGACAAGATCTTCCTCAACCATGGAGAGCATCGAGCAACCAGAGCACTTGCAGAGGCGATAGGAACCGAGTTCGGCTCAGAGGTCGTCATCCCGGCGAGGGGGCAGAGGTACAGGCTGTGCTGA
- a CDS encoding deoxyuridine 5'-triphosphate nucleotidohydrolase, translating to MVMSVISGRDALSYLESFADREIQEQICGIDLTARSIERFVSSGSIDLDNSERRVAETEVVQYDEDGWAFLEQGAYLVTFNEIVRMPMDMMAFALPRSSLLRCGASLSAAVWDPGYNGRSQSLLVVHNPHGIRIKKNARLMQLVFITMKGAAERAYSGAYQGENI from the coding sequence ATGGTCATGTCGGTGATCTCTGGAAGGGATGCTCTGAGCTACCTGGAGTCGTTTGCAGACAGAGAGATCCAGGAGCAGATATGTGGTATTGATCTCACTGCCAGAAGCATCGAGAGGTTTGTGTCGTCGGGATCAATCGACCTCGACAACAGCGAGCGCAGGGTCGCAGAGACCGAGGTCGTTCAGTATGATGAAGATGGATGGGCGTTCCTGGAGCAGGGCGCTTATCTGGTGACGTTCAACGAGATCGTCAGGATGCCCATGGATATGATGGCTTTCGCGCTTCCCAGATCAAGCCTTCTTAGATGCGGGGCGAGTCTCTCCGCTGCGGTTTGGGATCCCGGGTACAATGGTAGATCCCAGTCGCTTCTCGTGGTTCACAACCCGCATGGTATACGCATCAAAAAGAACGCAAGGCTCATGCAGCTCGTCTTCATCACCATGAAGGGCGCTGCGGAGAGAGCCTACAGCGGAGCCTACCAGGGGGAGAACATCTAG